In one Desulfobulbaceae bacterium genomic region, the following are encoded:
- a CDS encoding pilus assembly protein PilO produces the protein MDTKNIQAAFDSFIDTKVTPLSVNHKVAIALAALIVPAALFYFLYFSPKRQEIIALEASVTQLQQQIAEVKVKAAKLDEQKALMADIEKKFKEAALVIPDTKEIPSLLSSISGEGSRAGLDILSFVPGAEAVKGFYAEIPVALSVNGTYHNVGYFLDTVSKLPRIVNVSKVLLGSPKLTDGEMLVDAKLDLVTYKFIEPVEAAKNNATKK, from the coding sequence ATGGACACCAAGAACATCCAGGCGGCTTTTGATTCCTTTATTGACACTAAGGTTACCCCCTTGTCGGTCAATCACAAAGTGGCGATTGCCTTGGCAGCGCTCATCGTGCCGGCCGCGTTGTTTTATTTTTTGTATTTTTCACCAAAAAGGCAAGAGATTATAGCCCTTGAGGCAAGTGTGACCCAGTTGCAACAGCAGATCGCCGAAGTTAAGGTCAAGGCTGCCAAACTTGACGAGCAAAAGGCCTTGATGGCCGATATTGAAAAGAAATTTAAAGAAGCGGCCTTAGTGATTCCCGACACCAAGGAAATACCCTCTTTGCTGTCAAGCATCTCTGGTGAAGGCAGTCGCGCCGGACTGGATATCTTATCCTTCGTTCCCGGGGCAGAGGCGGTCAAGGGTTTTTATGCCGAGATTCCGGTGGCTCTTTCTGTCAACGGAACCTACCATAATGTCGGCTATTTTTTAGATACGGTTAGCAAGTTACCCCGTATTGTCAATGTGTCTAAGGTTCTATTGGGAAGTCCGAAGTTGACCGATGGGGAGATGCTTGTAGACGCGAAATTGGATCTGGTCACCTATAAATTTATTGAGCCAGTCGAGGCAGCGAAGAACAATGCAACGAAGAAATAA